From Halichoerus grypus chromosome 6, mHalGry1.hap1.1, whole genome shotgun sequence, one genomic window encodes:
- the PRPF18 gene encoding pre-mRNA-splicing factor 18 isoform X2 translates to MDVLKSEILRKRQLVEDRNLLVENKKYFKRSELAKKEEEAYFERCGYKIQPKEEDQKPLTSSNPVLELELAEEKLPMTLSRQEVIRRLRERGEPIRLFGETDYDAFQRLRKIEILTPEVNKGLRNDLKAALDKIDQQYLNELVGGQEPGEEDTQNDLKVHEENTTIEELEALGESLGKGDDHKDMDIITKFLKFLLGVWAKELNAREDYVKRSVQGKLNSATQKQTESYLRPLFRKLRKRNLPADIKESITDIIKFMLQREYVKANDAYLQMAIGNAPWPIGVTMVGIHARTGREKIFSKHVAHVLNDETQRKYIQGLKRLMTICQKHFPTDPSKCVEYNAL, encoded by the exons ATGGACGTTCTGAAATCGGAGATCCTCCGGAAGCGGCAGCTGGTGGAGGACAGGAACCTGTTGGTG gaaaataaaaagtatttcaagCGTAGTGAACTtgcaaaaaaagaagaggaagcatATTTTGAAAGATGTGGCTACAAG ATACAGCCGAAAGAGGAGGACCAGAAACCATTAACTTCTTCAAATCCAGTGCTAGAACTTGAACTGGCAGAGGAAAAGTTACCCATGACTCTTTCTAGGCAAGAG GTTATCAGAAgattgagagaaagaggagaaccAATCAGACTGTTTGGAGAAACTGATTATGATGCTTTTCAACGTTTAAGAAAAATAGAGATCCTCACACCAGAAGTAAACAAG GGATTGAGGAATGATCTGAAAGCAGCTTTGGATAAGATTGACCAGCAGTACCTCAATGAGCTTGTGGGTGGTCAGGAACCTGGAGAGGAAGACACACAGAATGATTTGAAAGTTCATGAAGAAAACACCACAATTGAAGAGTTAGAG GCATTGGGAGAATCTTTAGGAAAAGGCGATGATCATAAGGACATGGATATCATTACCAAGTTCCTTAAG TTTCTTCTTGGTGTTTGGGCTAAAGAACTGAATGCCAGAGAGGATTATGTGAAGCGCAGTGTGCAGGGCAAACTGAACAGTGCTACTCAAAAACAGACTGAGTCCTATCTCAGGCCCCTTTTCAGAAAGCTACGGAAAAGG aatcttCCTGCTGATATTAAAGAATCCATAACAGATATTATTAAATTCATGTTGCAGAGAGAATATGTAAAG GCTAATGATGCTTATCTTCAGATGGCCATTGGAAATGCCCCTTGGCCCATAGGTGTCACCATGGTTGGTATCCATGCCAGAACTGGCAGAGAAAAGATTTTTTCTAAGCATGTTGCACATGTTTTAAATGATGAAACACAGCGGAAATATATTCAG
- the PRPF18 gene encoding pre-mRNA-splicing factor 18 isoform X1, whose amino-acid sequence MDVLKSEILRKRQLVEDRNLLVENKKYFKRSELAKKEEEAYFERCGYKPINEKPSGEIQPKEEDQKPLTSSNPVLELELAEEKLPMTLSRQEVIRRLRERGEPIRLFGETDYDAFQRLRKIEILTPEVNKGLRNDLKAALDKIDQQYLNELVGGQEPGEEDTQNDLKVHEENTTIEELEALGESLGKGDDHKDMDIITKFLKFLLGVWAKELNAREDYVKRSVQGKLNSATQKQTESYLRPLFRKLRKRNLPADIKESITDIIKFMLQREYVKANDAYLQMAIGNAPWPIGVTMVGIHARTGREKIFSKHVAHVLNDETQRKYIQGLKRLMTICQKHFPTDPSKCVEYNAL is encoded by the exons ATGGACGTTCTGAAATCGGAGATCCTCCGGAAGCGGCAGCTGGTGGAGGACAGGAACCTGTTGGTG gaaaataaaaagtatttcaagCGTAGTGAACTtgcaaaaaaagaagaggaagcatATTTTGAAAGATGTGGCTACAAG CCTATAAATGAGAAGCCATCTGGAGAG ATACAGCCGAAAGAGGAGGACCAGAAACCATTAACTTCTTCAAATCCAGTGCTAGAACTTGAACTGGCAGAGGAAAAGTTACCCATGACTCTTTCTAGGCAAGAG GTTATCAGAAgattgagagaaagaggagaaccAATCAGACTGTTTGGAGAAACTGATTATGATGCTTTTCAACGTTTAAGAAAAATAGAGATCCTCACACCAGAAGTAAACAAG GGATTGAGGAATGATCTGAAAGCAGCTTTGGATAAGATTGACCAGCAGTACCTCAATGAGCTTGTGGGTGGTCAGGAACCTGGAGAGGAAGACACACAGAATGATTTGAAAGTTCATGAAGAAAACACCACAATTGAAGAGTTAGAG GCATTGGGAGAATCTTTAGGAAAAGGCGATGATCATAAGGACATGGATATCATTACCAAGTTCCTTAAG TTTCTTCTTGGTGTTTGGGCTAAAGAACTGAATGCCAGAGAGGATTATGTGAAGCGCAGTGTGCAGGGCAAACTGAACAGTGCTACTCAAAAACAGACTGAGTCCTATCTCAGGCCCCTTTTCAGAAAGCTACGGAAAAGG aatcttCCTGCTGATATTAAAGAATCCATAACAGATATTATTAAATTCATGTTGCAGAGAGAATATGTAAAG GCTAATGATGCTTATCTTCAGATGGCCATTGGAAATGCCCCTTGGCCCATAGGTGTCACCATGGTTGGTATCCATGCCAGAACTGGCAGAGAAAAGATTTTTTCTAAGCATGTTGCACATGTTTTAAATGATGAAACACAGCGGAAATATATTCAG
- the PRPF18 gene encoding pre-mRNA-splicing factor 18 isoform X3: MMSQLFIVSPRVEIENKKYFKRSELAKKEEEAYFERCGYKIQPKEEDQKPLTSSNPVLELELAEEKLPMTLSRQEVIRRLRERGEPIRLFGETDYDAFQRLRKIEILTPEVNKGLRNDLKAALDKIDQQYLNELVGGQEPGEEDTQNDLKVHEENTTIEELEALGESLGKGDDHKDMDIITKFLKFLLGVWAKELNAREDYVKRSVQGKLNSATQKQTESYLRPLFRKLRKRNLPADIKESITDIIKFMLQREYVKANDAYLQMAIGNAPWPIGVTMVGIHARTGREKIFSKHVAHVLNDETQRKYIQGLKRLMTICQKHFPTDPSKCVEYNAL, from the exons ATGATGTCGCAGCTTTTTATTGTTAGTCCGAGAGTTGAAATA gaaaataaaaagtatttcaagCGTAGTGAACTtgcaaaaaaagaagaggaagcatATTTTGAAAGATGTGGCTACAAG ATACAGCCGAAAGAGGAGGACCAGAAACCATTAACTTCTTCAAATCCAGTGCTAGAACTTGAACTGGCAGAGGAAAAGTTACCCATGACTCTTTCTAGGCAAGAG GTTATCAGAAgattgagagaaagaggagaaccAATCAGACTGTTTGGAGAAACTGATTATGATGCTTTTCAACGTTTAAGAAAAATAGAGATCCTCACACCAGAAGTAAACAAG GGATTGAGGAATGATCTGAAAGCAGCTTTGGATAAGATTGACCAGCAGTACCTCAATGAGCTTGTGGGTGGTCAGGAACCTGGAGAGGAAGACACACAGAATGATTTGAAAGTTCATGAAGAAAACACCACAATTGAAGAGTTAGAG GCATTGGGAGAATCTTTAGGAAAAGGCGATGATCATAAGGACATGGATATCATTACCAAGTTCCTTAAG TTTCTTCTTGGTGTTTGGGCTAAAGAACTGAATGCCAGAGAGGATTATGTGAAGCGCAGTGTGCAGGGCAAACTGAACAGTGCTACTCAAAAACAGACTGAGTCCTATCTCAGGCCCCTTTTCAGAAAGCTACGGAAAAGG aatcttCCTGCTGATATTAAAGAATCCATAACAGATATTATTAAATTCATGTTGCAGAGAGAATATGTAAAG GCTAATGATGCTTATCTTCAGATGGCCATTGGAAATGCCCCTTGGCCCATAGGTGTCACCATGGTTGGTATCCATGCCAGAACTGGCAGAGAAAAGATTTTTTCTAAGCATGTTGCACATGTTTTAAATGATGAAACACAGCGGAAATATATTCAG